In one window of Sciurus carolinensis chromosome X, mSciCar1.2, whole genome shotgun sequence DNA:
- the Ndp gene encoding norrin gives MRNHVLAASFSMLSLLAIMGDTDSKTDSSFMMDSDPRRCMRHHYVDSISHPLYKCSSKMVLLARCEGHCSQASRSEPLVSFSTVLKQPFRSSCHCCRPQTSKLKALRLRCSGGMRLTATYRYILSCHCEECSS, from the exons ATGAGAAATCATGTTCTAGCTGCATCTTTTTCTATGCTCTCCCTGCTGGCAATAATGGGAGATACAGACAGCAAAACAGACAGCTCGTTCATGATGGACTCAGACCCTCGACGATGCATGAGGCACCACTATGTTGATTCTATCAGTCACCCATTGTACAAGTGTAGCTCAAAG ATGGTGCTCCTGGCCAGGTGTGAGGGGCACTGCAGCCAGGCATCACGCTCTGAGCCCTTGGTGTCCTTCAGCACTGTCCTCAAGCAGCCTTTCCGTTCTTCCTGTCACTGCTGCCGGCCTCAGACCTCCAAGCTGAAGGCTCTGCGGCTGCGCTGCTCTGGGGGCATGCGACTCACCGCCACCTACCGGTACATCCTCTCCTGTCACTGTGAGGAATGTAGCTCCTGA